The genomic interval TGTCAGACCAGTAAAACTCAATCTTGCTCGTCAAGCCACCTTCGATAATTTCCCATACAAGTTTATGTTTGGCGAGGTAACATTTTGCCACTAAATCACCTTCATATCTAGACACACATTCCCATGTTCCAATCCTCAATAATGAGAGAAGCAAATTTGAAGCTTTGATCTTGCTCAATGAGCTCGAAGAAGCTGAAATAAGTTGTATCTTATTAACTCAAAACTCATATAATCTAAACTTGACCATATAACTCATTtataataagaaatttaaaatctTCAACTCACACACAGCTCGTTTATAAGTGAATTAGCTCATTTATGgttaaaatttaatcaaatagATTAGATGACTTATAAATGGATCATGTGACCTAATCAAACATAGTTCTATTATTTAGTTCCATTAGAAAACAAAatctaataattattttagattttgtaaaaatatataatataatatatattattttattttataatagagATATTATTTCATGATATATTTGTAacctatatattatattatattatatatttttaaatttgactaGACCAAGTAAGCAAGATAAATCAAGTAAGTTAAACATGATGAGTGAATTTGGAAGGAGCAGTTATGCCTTCATCGCCTGTAGGATTGACTATCTTTGAATTAAGATAGATCGTCATTCTTCTACCATTTGTATTTCCTTGATATGCTCAATACGGATAAAAAAATCCTTTATTTCTATTGTATTATTATTTAATTGAAGAAATTTCATTTTGCAAATAAATAGgggtaaaaaataaaataacaccctaaattatatatcatcaaAATGACACCTCCTTTTGTTTTCAATGTTGTTGTAGTAGTTActcgtagttgctacaatataTAATAGTTATTTGGTAGCTACTCTAAtgtgaaaaattaattatttcactttaatcaaaattattatatacaaaatattattatatcaaaatacatGCTTTtacaaacttaactaaaattgattaaacttcatcaaaatcactttaagttgattaaaattactttaaaatagtTGTCCAAAAATATAGCTGCTAGATAGTTGTATCTAAATCttaatccctaaaatcttgaactctaaatcTTAAATACTATTATATCGAAATACTTTTTACCAACTTAGcttaaattgtttaaattttatcaaaaaattttaaattggtcaaaatcactttaaaaaaatatagaagccACTATATAGTTGTAAAAGCTATTAGAACATCCACATCGACTTTCATATCTAAAATTCATAATTTAGAGTAAAAAAGTTTCTTTATTAAATTAGGGTATCCATGTTTCACTATACAATATATCAGCtttcttattttttctctttcctttataATGTTTAGGAAATGAAATACATTATTTAAATTTAGAGAAATAGtgtttataaatataaaatttagggAATAAATAGGATAACTGATGCAAAAAAATTTTAGCTACCTTatccaaaatttaggataaaatttttagatagggTAACTATTGTTGATGCTCTTAAATTGCTATTATACAATTGTAACAATTATAATGCTACAACAATATTATATTAATTGTTATATATTGTAACGACTAGTCTATATTACTATATACTATAACAACTAGTCATAGCTGCTACAAGAAGACTAGAAGTAAAGAATAATATTATAGCATGCGGCTACAGAGTAGTTACTACACCTTGTATTAATTAGTTCTAACTGTTATAAAAAGTAAGAGTATTATCAGAATAAAACATGTGATAGGACACTATTTTGACTTTTGCCTTTTTAAAGGAGCACCCTTTTGATGATTTACATAATTTTGAAtgctcattttaattttttaccaaTATTATATTCCatagataaaaaaatataaataatattaggagaactagttatgatacggaaacaaataactagttatatctttttgtagcttatagacctcttgatcttctgttgtattcctcttcttctcttggatgtcgtgtgtgcgacgatctaccaagatgaaatccacccaagccttccttTGCTTCCTTAACTTTCGGCCACCgacaacctccaagggatgcttcttttctcttcttcttcttcttatccaAGCAACTAGCCACCAAGATGAAAACCCTTCTTCAAGTGTCGCCGGCCTAAAGGTAAgaaaacaagaggagaagagaaaaggatgagggccgaccaccaatggattggacgagaggaatagaagatgttctCATGAGACACcccctctctctcttttataatctttggtcttggcaaaaaagaaaagttgtaaacataattaaaacttccttattttccgtgccaatgactaaaaaggaaagtttttaacaaataattaaaaattccttttaatggttgtcatggccggccctacccaagtgctccaaacaaggaaagttttaaatataaaattaaaattttcttatttgttttcggtaagaaattttaataaaaaaattatcttttaaatccATTATTggttataaaggaaaattttataaattaaaatctctcttttaaaaaacatgtggatgattacaaaaaaggaaagttttatcagaaattaaaatctttcttttaaatattatagataactacaaataaggaaaaatttcaaacctctctcttaatcctttgtagaaagttataaaaggaaagattttaaaatttaaaaactctcttttaaaaccatgacttccatgaaaggaatgattttaaaatttaaaatacccttttaattttatgtggtcgaccacctagcttgggctccaagcttggccgacctcAACTTAGCTCCATtctttggcttggtcggccctagcttgggctccaagcttggcttggccgaccacatcaagatgggtaagaagctgggctttaggtggatataaagctttataaataagaggctataacAGGAACCGataagaggaattggttttggtctcccgatgaacttgagcttcccgtgtttgcccagaacacacaactcaagttcataaataataactcataccattaaagagttattattgtactaccgcaccaatctcatattacaatatgggctcattcttatcatgagtgtgttagtctcccagtgtttaagatatcaaatgcccactaattaaataagttactgacaactcacttaattaatatttagctccaagagtagtaccactcaaccttattgtcatgtcagactaagtccacctacaggatttacatgacaatccttatgagctactcAAGGGGACATACCAACCtaaatcactaggacatagtttcattctataataaaaaataaaccatataaataatatcatttcccaacttatcggggcaattgatttaatgaactaaatctcatcctttggtaaattaaagaaataaatattaagtatatgtgcttgttattatattatgattaagagtacgcacttccataataacagaggtcctgttcttttttacagtcagtataaaaagaacaacctcaaatggtcctgctcaatacactcatagtgtacttgtgtaattttatagtcaagataaactaataccaaattatactataattattccaatggtttgtcccattccatcttggttgcgagcaactatttaaaatttattaggaactgataacatgatcttctgtgtgacaccacacaccatgttatcttcaatataaattaaatgaacagctatatttagcatataaatgtagacatttgaccaatatgattcttatttcaaaataaatatttatacaaaaacctagacttttagtatacattctaacaataacATCATTAATATGATTTTAAGAATCGCTTTGATCTTCTAAAACTAAGTACTGAGGATTAAAGTAAGGCGGTTCTAATATAATATCATGTTGCTAACTAAGTATCTTCAAATGAGGATCACAGTCAATCAATTCCTCCAAATTCTTGCTCGACAAGGTCTGGGGACATTGAAGTAGATGCCTTTTGTGTATGTATGCTTGGCCGTTGGTAAAATCTCGAGTTGCTTGACATAGTTTATGCTTCCTTAGTTGAGGATCAGTCGCTTGGAAGAAAAGAGGTGGTCTTTCCAACACAGTATCCAAAGACCCATGGCCACCTTCAAAAAATACTGCCTTAATTGTAGTAATGTCAGACCAGTAAAACTCAATCTTGCTCGTCAAGCCACCTTCGATAATTTCCCATACAAGTTTATGTTTGGTGAGGTAACATTTTGCGACTAAATCACCTTCATATCTAGACACACACTCCCATGTTCCAATCCTCAATAATGAGGGAAGCAAATTTGAAGCTTTGATCTTGCTCAATGAGCTCGAAGAAGCTGAGAAGTCTGATTGTTCACCAACTTCCGAGCCCTTCGAGCTAGTGAAACATAAAGTCTTACCTGTCTTTCCCTGAGAAAGCATCATCTGAATCATATCAGCTAGAGACGGACTCTTCCTGGGGAGAAGACCCAACAGTCCAGGTTCCCTAAGCACATTGTTGTATTGCTCATACGAAGTGCTCGCGTCCCTAGCCCTCTTGTGGAGACGTACGCGCTTCTCGTCCAAGGGTTCCTCCACTTCCAACTTCACTGCCGGAGGAGGGGGAGCCGATTGAGGGGTGGAATCATCTAGGCACTTGCCAGGATCTGAAGACCAAACCATTCCGCCAGAAGATATCCAAAGTAGGAACCCTAGAACGCCTAGTTCCGATGCTTTTCCATAGCTTTTGTGCTTCGATCGCGTAGAGATATTTCATAGAAATAGAGGTGGAGGGATCTATTCGCGAGGAAGGAGGACCAAGACATCGTTTGCTATTAATTTTAACATCGACGTCTTTTACTACCAATTCGGCACCAACAACCCGGGGTTTCATTGTCGCTACTCTTTATTCTCGCGGCTCTCACCCAAGCCTTATTCCTAGCGGTTTTCGTTGTCTAAAAAAAGTCCAAGATGTCCTTTGCTGTTAATTTAACGTCGACGTCTTTTACTACCAATTTCGACATCTACAACCCGGGGTTCCATTGCCGCTACTCTTCATTCTAGTGGCCATGCATCTCTAGATGAAATTGATAAAGAAATAAATTGCAATAGATTAGGAGACATCAAACCTATAATAGcattgaggagaagttgatcctgGCGGAGCCAGAGAATATGATCAGGATTCAACTGAGGGAGCGTGGCATCTGTAGACATTATCTGCGTAGGGGGGCAGGGACGTGAGTCATTAATAAAACCCAGTAAGTTATATCCGAATAGAAGAGATGTGAACTGCAGGCGCTAGCCAGAATAATTGGAAGTGGTGAGTTTCAACGGTGCCTAAGCATTGACGTTGAGAACCACAAGAGAGGCAGGAGAATCAGATGATAATTGATTTATGAAGGGGGACCAGGTTCGTAAAAGCCAGAGAAAGTTGTTTTATAATCATCCTTAATAACATCATTAATATGGCTTTTAGAATCACTTTGATCTTCTAAAACTGAGTACTAAGGATTAAAGTAAGgcaattctaatataatatcaggttGCTAACTAAGTATCTTCAAATGAGGATCACAACcgatcaatttctcaaaattcttgcCCAACAAGGTCTGGGGACATTGAAGTAGATGCCTCTTATGTATGTATGTTTGGTCGTTGGTAAAATCTCGAGTTGCTTGCCATAGTGTATGCTTCCATGGTGGAGGATCAGTCGCTCAGAAGAAAAGAGGTGGTCTTGCTAACACAATATCAAAAGTCCCATGGCTACCTTCAAAAAATAC from Zingiber officinale cultivar Zhangliang chromosome 6B, Zo_v1.1, whole genome shotgun sequence carries:
- the LOC121991083 gene encoding uncharacterized protein LOC121991083, which translates into the protein MVWSSDPGKCLDDSTPQSAPPPPAVKLEVEEPLDEKRVRLHKRARDASTSYEQYNNVLREPGLLGLLPRKSPSLADMIQMMLSQGKTGKTLCFTSSKGSEVGEQSDFSASSSSLSKIKASNLLPSLLRIGTWECVSRYEGDLVAKCYLTKHKLVWEIIEGGLTSKIEFYWSDITTIKAVFFEGGHGSLDTVLERPPLFFQATDPQLRKHKLCQATRDFTNGQAYIHKRHLLQCPQTLSSKNLEELIDCDPHLKILS